AGGAAACGATCACTCAATCGAGATAAAAAGTCTACAAAGGTTCACCAAGAGCGATTAGATGCGGTCGCGCTGGCAGTCGTTAATCGTTTCAACCAGCGTGGTTGCGCCACTACCGTTGTTACCCAAACCCACTCAGTAGGAGAGATGGTGCGAGCAGCCGATCTCATTTAAGTGCTTCTCGCGATAAGGGATGAAGAAAGCGGGATTCTGTGGATACTTTCTAATCCGTTAGTGGCGCCACTCTGACCACCACGACGGTAGAAAGCTTCCTACTCGTGGTCCTCATAGCGTTCAATGACGTCAGCGAAGGCTACAGTGTCTGCGACACTCATGATCTCGATCTCGACGCGTTCGTGTGGATCGGTATCGGGGACGATAATTACGTAGCCTCGCTCGACTCGTGCGATCCCATCTCCTTGGTCACCGATCGTTTCGATCTCGACGGTCCGATGATCACCCTCAGCAACAGGTGGGTCGGATTCGACTGTTGCTTGCGTCGATTCTTCAGCGGCGTCAGGATTTGAGTCTGGCTGGGTTCGAGCCTGCGGAATCATAGCGATGCGATACGAACGGTCCGGCTCGAGGTCTCCAAGTTCGACCTCGCGTTCGGGAATCTCGATCGTATACGAGCCATCCCGGTGATCAATCTCACTACTAAACAAGCACAGAAGGTTATCTGAGAATTCCATCTGGGATACTCAGTTAATGAGACAGTCTTCAATGGGCATGAGAGTACTGGTACCAGTTGCTATACCCGTAATGTCCACACTATCTAGTCAATGAGCAGGGTAGCAGCAGGAACGTATGTCGTCAAATATACAGCAGATGAATTTCAACTAACAACGGATTTCAAATGAAGGAGTGTGAACGGTGTGGGAAAGCGTTCCTAACGGATCGAGCAGCGAACGGACACAAGGCGGTCTGTCCCAGGAATCCGGATCGTGTTGTTCCTGACGACTGGGCGCCTGACACGCACGGTCGCTGGGGGAACGATACCAAATAGATTCCTGTAGGTAATTTCAATCCATCAATTGGAGATAGCCGAGTCAGACCGTATCACTGCCAGATGCTTTGCCGAGATATTCTCGCCAAACCGGATCTTCGTCACGATAAGCCCGATATTTGTAGAGCCCAGGTTTCTCGCCGCTACTCATACATGAGCAACTCTCATTATCACAGGTATGGTACTTGAGATACACAGCGCCGCTTGATTCATTCTCAAGAACGCGGGCCTCCTCGGGCAGTTCGTCTTCGGTAACTGGCTCGCCTCGACGCTGTTCGCGAGCGGCAAGCAACTTATCAACGTATTCTTCGACCTCCCGAAGTGTCTCGTTATCTTGTTTAGGGAGTCCGTCAGCAAGGTAGTCCGGGAGCGATGAAGGTGCAGTTGGGGCCATTCTACCTTGTGCAAGGATCCACGTCTGACAATATAACAGTGTTGTACAAAGGAACTGGAATAGTCGCTATCTTCAGAGGGGATACCAAAATAAAAATCCGAAGTTCCAGCAAGCGAGGGCGAGCAGAACGGTGTACGTGCATAGCCTCTCGCCAATAAGGACCACACTGAGGACGCTTCTAATCGAGGTTACCTAGTAGTTTGAGTAAAGATGTCTCCTAGCAAAAAGGGCATTCAGCTGAATTCACCGGAGTACAGGTATCTGAAGGCTTATTGAAGACCGACCTCAAAAGAATGACTACACAATGCCTTCGCTTCAAAATATGACCGCTGACGTCAAGGTAGAGAATATCGGTGGTATCGATGCTACCTCAGTCGAGTTCACTCCTGGTGTTACGATCCTTGCGGGACGAAACGCGACCAATCGAACCTCGTTTCTTCGATCACTAATGGCTGCCCTTGGTAGTGACCGAGCATCGCTCAAAGGTGACGCCGACCACGGCTCGGTTTCGCTTGCGTTCGATGAGGAGACCTATACTCGCGAACTGACACGCACGAATAGTGGTGTCGCGTTCGCCGGTGACCCATACCTCGACGATTCACAGCTGGCCGAGCTATTCGCGTTCTTGCTTGAGTCCAATCCGGCTCGACGCGCCGTCGTCCGCAATGACGATCTCCGAGAGCTCATTCTCCGACCGGTTGATGTCGACGCAATCGAAGCCCGAATTAGCCAATTCCAAGCTGAAAAGCGCAGTATCGACAATCAGCTCTCGGAGCTGTCCGAAGCCGAGCGTGAACACCGTTCACTAGAAGAAGAGCACGCACGCGTCACAAAGCAGCTCGAGGACGCCGAAGCCGACCTCGAAAGCGCGCGTGAGACACTACAAACGGCCCAGCAACTCGATTCAGAGAGTTCGGACTCGGAGCAACTCAACGAGTTGCAGGAGACCCAGTCCCAGCTTGAGGACGTCACCTATGACCTTGAGACCGAGCGGGAAAGCGTTTCTTCGCTTGAAGACGAGCACGCCGAGATCGAAGCGGAGCTTGAGGACCTCCCGACGGTTGATGAGGGCGAACTCGACGATCTAGCCAGCGAGATCGAACAGATTCGGGGTCGGAAACGCGAACTCGATGAGATCATCTCCCAGCTCCAGACGGTTATTCAGTTCAACGAGCAGATTACCGACGATGGGGTCACTGATCTTCTCGGCGACGAAGCGGCGGCTCAAACGAAAGCAGATGGTAGCTCAGTGACTGATCAGTTGGTCGCAGATCAATCAAACGAGGTCACCTGCTGGACGTGTGGCTCGGAAGTCGACACTGATCAGATTGAATCGACGGTCTCGCGTCTCCAAGACCTTCGCCAAGAGAAAGTCCAGCGGCGCAACGAAATTAACCGAGAACTCGAAGAGATCAAAGCTCGGCGCAAGGACCACGCCGCAACGAGGGACGAACGGACCGAGCTTGAACGGGCGCTCGAAACAACCAAATCAGAACTGGCGGATCGAACCGATCGAATTGCCGAGCTCGAATCACAGCGGGAGGACCTTCTCGAAGAGATCGAGGACTTAGAGTCGGCCGTTGAAGCTGACGAGGACGACGAGGAGCTTCTGGCGGCCCAAAAAGAGGTAACTCAACTCGAACTCAAGCGAGACCGACTCGAACGTCAGCGCGACGCGCTTAAGGACGATATCAAGGAGCTTGAATCGCGGCTTGAGGAGCGCGAGCAACTCGAGGCTCGCCGTGAAGAGATCAACGAAGAGCTCGACGAGCTTCGAACACGCATCGAGCGTATCGAACGCGAGGCAATCGAGGCGTTCAACGAGCATATGGAGACCGTCGTTGAGCTCCTCGATTACGGGAACCTCGCGCGGATTTGGCTCGAATACCGACATGCGGAGGGCAAGGACGACGCGAGCTTTGAGCTCCATGTGACACGCCAGACGGACGATGGGACGACCTACGAGGATTC
The Halalkalicoccus tibetensis genome window above contains:
- a CDS encoding archaea-specific SMC-related protein; translated protein: MPSLQNMTADVKVENIGGIDATSVEFTPGVTILAGRNATNRTSFLRSLMAALGSDRASLKGDADHGSVSLAFDEETYTRELTRTNSGVAFAGDPYLDDSQLAELFAFLLESNPARRAVVRNDDLRELILRPVDVDAIEARISQFQAEKRSIDNQLSELSEAEREHRSLEEEHARVTKQLEDAEADLESARETLQTAQQLDSESSDSEQLNELQETQSQLEDVTYDLETERESVSSLEDEHAEIEAELEDLPTVDEGELDDLASEIEQIRGRKRELDEIISQLQTVIQFNEQITDDGVTDLLGDEAAAQTKADGSSVTDQLVADQSNEVTCWTCGSEVDTDQIESTVSRLQDLRQEKVQRRNEINRELEEIKARRKDHAATRDERTELERALETTKSELADRTDRIAELESQREDLLEEIEDLESAVEADEDDEELLAAQKEVTQLELKRDRLERQRDALKDDIKELESRLEEREQLEARREEINEELDELRTRIERIEREAIEAFNEHMETVVELLDYGNLARIWLEYRHAEGKDDASFELHVTRQTDDGTTYEDSVEHLSESEREVTGLVLALAGYLVHDVHEEMPFILLDSLEAIDSERIAQLVEYLEEYASYIVAALLPEDANALNDDYQRITEI
- a CDS encoding TRAM domain-containing protein; translated protein: MEFSDNLLCLFSSEIDHRDGSYTIEIPEREVELGDLEPDRSYRIAMIPQARTQPDSNPDAAEESTQATVESDPPVAEGDHRTVEIETIGDQGDGIARVERGYVIIVPDTDPHERVEIEIMSVADTVAFADVIERYEDHE